The following coding sequences lie in one Cyanobacterium sp. Dongsha4 genomic window:
- a CDS encoding element excision factor XisI family protein produces MDKSITYADILTKVLRQQSAIQPRLQNLKISSVCDRDTGHFLIIMTGWHKESWRDQILFHARLIDDKIIIEDDNFEEGLTNILIQEGIDDRDIITEIEQMPKIEDILGMPVQL; encoded by the coding sequence ATGGATAAATCAATAACATATGCTGACATTTTAACTAAAGTTTTAAGACAACAATCAGCTATTCAACCTCGATTACAAAATTTGAAAATTAGTTCTGTGTGCGATCGAGATACAGGACATTTTTTAATTATTATGACAGGTTGGCACAAAGAATCTTGGCGAGATCAAATTTTATTTCATGCTCGTTTAATAGACGATAAAATAATTATAGAAGATGATAATTTCGAGGAAGGGTTAACAAACATTCTCATTCAAGAGGGAATTGATGATAGAGATATAATCACAGAAATTGAGCAAATGCCAAAAATCGAGGACATTTTAGGTATGCCAGTACAATTGTAG
- a CDS encoding XisH family protein gives MAKDIYHEAVKNALIKDGWRILADSYFLQYEDAQLYADLLAEKTLLAEQNNRTIVVEVKSFINPSPMRDFELALGQYIVYRDILDLSEKHYAIYLAVKDTVFESFFQRKSVKAIVKRHQVEFIVFNDEKEEIVSWISSQDMEK, from the coding sequence ATGGCAAAAGATATTTACCATGAAGCGGTGAAAAATGCTTTAATTAAAGATGGTTGGCGAATTTTAGCTGATTCTTATTTTTTACAATATGAAGATGCTCAACTTTACGCCGATCTACTTGCTGAAAAAACGTTATTAGCCGAACAAAATAATCGTACCATTGTTGTTGAAGTCAAAAGTTTTATTAATCCTTCTCCCATGAGGGATTTTGAATTGGCATTAGGACAATATATTGTCTATCGTGATATTTTAGATTTGTCTGAAAAACATTATGCCATTTATTTAGCTGTCAAAGATACGGTATTTGAGAGCTTTTTTCAAAGAAAATCAGTTAAAGCTATTGTTAAACGTCATCAAGTAGAGTTTATTGTTTTTAATGATGAAAAGGAGGAAATTGTCTCATGGATAAGCTCACAAGATATGGAGAAATAA
- a CDS encoding XisI protein translates to MDKLTRYGEIIKKILTEYYQIVEKAPDFHPENCLIFDDNNHHYFWRSIDWVNKKRINNTHVYIRIKNEKIYIEEDWTEEGIATELLREGVPKEDIVLAFHDPETRKYTDFAVA, encoded by the coding sequence ATGGATAAGCTCACAAGATATGGAGAAATAATCAAAAAAATCTTAACAGAATATTATCAAATTGTTGAGAAAGCTCCTGATTTTCACCCTGAAAATTGCCTAATTTTTGATGACAATAATCATCATTATTTTTGGCGTAGTATTGATTGGGTTAATAAAAAAAGAATCAATAATACTCATGTTTATATTCGCATTAAGAATGAGAAAATTTATATTGAGGAAGATTGGACAGAAGAAGGAATCGCTACGGAATTATTAAGAGAAGGTGTGCCGAAAGAGGATATTGTTTTAGCTTTTCATGATCCTGAAACTCGCAAATATACTGATTTTGCTGTAGCTTAA
- a CDS encoding DUF262 domain-containing HNH endonuclease family protein, protein MNIDPVYTSVGVLFKSQSTFFIPKYQRAYAWNSESVNDFITDLKTCFEKRKQGLEINHFFGGILSVKYPVSGAFDKHKYEIIDGQQRIATFTLLVACLIKYYKCLTLEAKKIQDTNNENIIERRFNNLLNRFVQFEQEIQRIVNSVDVLRLSNADNDFYRELIRDHNPSPSRDSHNKMLSAYEKLNKGLKEILADANTIENKIDDLEIIEKILDNDFTVLHMVTDKKEDAFRLFQVINDRGTNLTDGDLLRAKTLELLEPFCEQQNIVEKLWDNILADSPSDTSNYFNWIYDSFEGNRPKQNAVFDMFLDRFFPEHKKHQLTSDDAEKIKDMMEKIHKQIIKCRKLVEGQWLYPEKQPITAWDRTRLNILLVELGHTLSIPLLLAASELDHKKFSEIVQMIEKTFFRYKLICNEHITPLKTIYAKEAINIRQNIQSYQIENLRKELNELLQSKVPDQKFKTALRTLQYQETGASNKPLKYFLMTIEYYYQWFKQGANGQPDCLDKSRVYDFAGTSIEHIYPRNPANLDKDNNLEPLKNSLGNLTIMDPQQNNIGDNDPFINKKSLYKNSSVVLTQEIGNMENWTATEIENHQNLLIEIAISLFNLQT, encoded by the coding sequence ATGAATATTGATCCTGTATATACTTCAGTGGGTGTTCTTTTTAAAAGTCAATCCACATTTTTTATTCCTAAATATCAAAGAGCCTATGCTTGGAACTCAGAGTCAGTAAATGATTTCATTACAGATTTAAAAACTTGTTTTGAAAAAAGAAAACAAGGACTAGAAATCAATCATTTTTTTGGTGGGATTCTCAGTGTTAAATATCCTGTTTCGGGTGCATTTGATAAACATAAATATGAAATTATCGATGGGCAACAAAGAATTGCTACTTTTACCTTATTGGTAGCTTGTTTAATTAAATATTATAAATGTTTAACACTTGAGGCAAAAAAAATACAAGATACTAATAACGAAAATATTATTGAAAGAAGATTTAATAATTTATTAAATAGATTTGTTCAATTTGAACAAGAAATTCAAAGAATTGTTAACTCTGTTGATGTTCTCAGACTTTCAAACGCTGATAATGATTTTTATCGAGAATTGATTCGTGATCATAATCCATCTCCATCAAGAGATTCACATAATAAAATGTTATCTGCATATGAAAAACTAAATAAAGGATTAAAAGAAATTCTTGCTGATGCAAATACTATTGAAAATAAGATTGATGACTTAGAAATAATCGAAAAAATCTTGGATAATGATTTTACGGTGTTACATATGGTTACTGATAAAAAAGAGGATGCTTTTAGGCTTTTTCAAGTTATTAATGATAGAGGTACAAACTTAACAGATGGAGATTTATTAAGAGCTAAAACGTTAGAACTTTTAGAACCATTTTGTGAACAACAGAATATTGTTGAAAAATTATGGGATAACATTCTTGCTGATTCTCCTTCTGATACGAGTAATTATTTCAATTGGATTTATGATTCCTTTGAAGGTAATAGACCAAAACAAAATGCCGTCTTTGATATGTTTCTTGATAGATTTTTTCCTGAGCATAAAAAACATCAATTAACATCTGATGATGCAGAAAAGATTAAAGATATGATGGAAAAAATTCATAAACAGATTATTAAATGCAGGAAGTTAGTAGAAGGACAATGGTTATATCCAGAAAAACAACCTATAACAGCATGGGATAGAACTCGTTTAAATATTCTCTTGGTTGAACTTGGTCATACTTTGTCTATTCCATTGTTACTTGCCGCATCTGAATTAGATCACAAGAAGTTCTCAGAAATAGTTCAAATGATAGAAAAGACTTTTTTTAGATATAAATTAATATGTAATGAACATATAACGCCTTTAAAAACCATTTATGCTAAAGAAGCTATTAATATTCGTCAAAATATTCAATCTTATCAAATAGAAAATCTCAGAAAAGAACTTAATGAGTTGCTTCAATCAAAAGTACCAGATCAAAAATTTAAAACTGCATTAAGAACACTTCAATATCAAGAAACTGGTGCGAGTAATAAGCCTCTTAAGTATTTTTTAATGACTATTGAATATTATTACCAATGGTTTAAACAAGGAGCAAATGGGCAACCTGATTGTCTTGATAAAAGTAGAGTATATGATTTTGCTGGTACATCAATTGAACATATCTATCCTCGTAATCCTGCTAATCTGGATAAAGACAATAATCTTGAACCTCTAAAAAATTCGTTGGGTAATCTTACAATTATGGATCCTCAACAAAATAATATTGGTGATAATGACCCTTTCATCAACAAAAAGTCACTTTATAAAAATTCTTCTGTTGTTTTAACTCAAGAAATCGGCAATATGGAGAATTGGACAGCTACAGAAATAGAAAATCATCAAAATTTATTAATAGAGATTGCTATTTCTCTATTTAATTTACAAACATAA
- a CDS encoding YchJ family protein gives MFISNHSLSSQPCPCGSQKPLYQCCDVYLQGQLPAPTAEKLMRSRYSAYCLKNIDYLFNTEHPNYRKPNSRAMITGTANSLIWLGLTVLNTEGGKSEDETGIVEFMAVYQEGKSVAQLHERSNFIKEKGKWYYTDGEILPPIQPKKNEPCWCNSGKKFKQCHGKTR, from the coding sequence ATGTTTATTTCTAATCATAGTCTTTCTTCTCAACCTTGCCCCTGTGGAAGTCAAAAGCCATTATATCAATGTTGTGATGTCTATCTACAAGGACAATTACCTGCACCTACCGCAGAAAAATTAATGCGATCGCGCTATTCTGCTTACTGTCTCAAAAATATAGATTACCTATTCAACACAGAACATCCTAATTACCGCAAACCTAATAGTAGAGCCATGATTACGGGAACTGCTAACAGTCTTATATGGCTTGGTTTAACCGTACTTAACACCGAAGGAGGCAAATCTGAGGATGAAACGGGTATTGTTGAGTTTATGGCAGTATATCAAGAAGGAAAGTCCGTAGCTCAACTGCACGAAAGATCGAATTTTATCAAAGAAAAAGGTAAATGGTATTATACTGACGGAGAAATTCTCCCCCCCATTCAACCTAAGAAAAATGAACCTTGTTGGTGCAACAGTGGCAAAAAGTTTAAACAATGTCACGGTAAAACTAGGTAA
- a CDS encoding NAD-dependent epimerase/dehydratase family protein: MKVIIIGGNGFVGSAYKRFCEKNNIDHLIVNRHNYHDYIGTKADILINANGNSKKFLATQEPLVDFDASVRSLRQSLIDFPCDKYVFLSSCDVYSDCSSYESTKEDVVIDISKQSPYGFHKYLAELCVQHCHHDWLIFRMGGFVGENLKKNAIFDILWGDRLWLHPESKLQYINTDIAAMRVMEIIKKGYSQEIFNLCGNGVIELQEVLNMTNREVEINTEAQPVHYEVNIDKIQSVIDIPSTRDAVINFVQSNG, translated from the coding sequence ATGAAAGTAATTATTATAGGTGGAAATGGTTTTGTTGGTTCGGCTTATAAGCGTTTTTGCGAAAAAAACAATATCGATCATTTAATAGTAAATAGACATAATTATCACGACTATATTGGTACTAAAGCTGATATTTTAATTAATGCCAATGGTAACTCTAAAAAGTTTTTAGCTACTCAAGAGCCTTTAGTTGATTTTGATGCTTCAGTGCGATCGCTCCGACAATCTTTAATTGATTTTCCCTGTGATAAATATGTATTTTTATCTTCCTGCGATGTCTATTCTGATTGTTCAAGTTACGAGTCAACAAAAGAAGATGTTGTTATTGATATTAGCAAACAAAGCCCCTACGGTTTTCATAAATATTTAGCAGAATTATGTGTTCAACATTGCCATCATGATTGGTTAATTTTCCGCATGGGAGGGTTTGTCGGTGAAAATTTAAAGAAAAATGCCATCTTTGATATTTTATGGGGCGATCGCCTCTGGTTACATCCAGAAAGCAAATTGCAGTATATTAATACTGATATAGCGGCCATGAGAGTGATGGAAATAATCAAAAAAGGCTACTCTCAAGAAATATTTAATCTTTGTGGTAACGGGGTAATTGAGTTACAGGAGGTGTTAAACATGACTAACAGAGAAGTTGAAATCAACACGGAAGCACAACCCGTTCATTATGAGGTGAATATTGATAAAATTCAGTCAGTAATTGATATTCCTTCCACTCGTGATGCAGTGATTAATTTTGTTCAAAGTAATGGATAA
- a CDS encoding cytochrome b/b6 domain-containing protein gives MKSKSKSPYQKLMLRILHNLQGLSVILAVITAFWTYNTYDGRWGKIAFLPDWKEIEGIHGTFGLWVLLILPVFIIYSIHKQAQKLIQKDSLDKLKLINKPIWWYSLHRLVNTFSIFALIFAVFSGKMMNEKWLPKGELNHYWYYLHLISLIIVVLAIAFHLLTMSKIGGLSFLSSIFKLDFREDENPKYWLNKIKSLPENYREIIINEWEKTPVFLKVVEITLIFIIILAWVISWLK, from the coding sequence ATGAAAAGTAAGTCAAAATCTCCTTATCAAAAACTAATGCTGAGGATACTGCATAATTTGCAGGGATTATCAGTAATTTTAGCGGTTATTACTGCTTTTTGGACATATAACACCTATGATGGACGTTGGGGCAAAATTGCTTTTCTCCCTGACTGGAAGGAAATAGAGGGGATACATGGAACTTTTGGCTTATGGGTATTATTAATATTACCTGTTTTTATTATCTATAGTATTCATAAACAAGCCCAAAAATTAATTCAAAAAGACAGTTTAGATAAACTAAAATTAATTAATAAACCTATTTGGTGGTACTCTCTTCATCGTCTAGTTAATACTTTCAGTATTTTTGCTTTAATCTTTGCTGTTTTTAGTGGAAAAATGATGAATGAAAAATGGTTGCCTAAAGGAGAATTAAATCATTATTGGTACTATTTGCATCTTATTTCGTTAATTATTGTCGTTTTAGCCATAGCATTTCATTTATTAACTATGTCTAAAATAGGCGGTTTGAGTTTTTTATCATCAATCTTTAAGCTAGATTTTAGAGAGGATGAAAACCCTAAATATTGGCTAAATAAAATTAAATCATTACCTGAAAATTATCGGGAAATTATTATCAACGAATGGGAAAAAACTCCTGTTTTTTTAAAAGTTGTTGAAATAACTTTGATTTTTATTATTATTTTAGCTTGGGTTATTTCTTGGCTTAAATAA
- a CDS encoding aldehyde dehydrogenase, protein MLTSNYSIASLLDRQRQYFATGETKSVDFRLQQLKKLKSAIASRQDKILEALKADLGKPTFEGCFELAVLQDLTYAIKNLKKWVKPQKVKTGIELFPAQAKIHPEPLGVVLIIGPWNYPFSLMISPLIGAIASGNCVLLKPSEIAPHTSALLTELIRDTFPSEYICIQEGGVEVAQELLACKFDHIFFTGGTKIGQIVMEAAAKHLTPVTLELGGKSPCIVDTQINLKETAKRITWGKFINAGQTCIAPDYILVDEKIKADLIKEMKKCVESYFGDNPADSPDFARIINHRQFDRLQSLLTDGKIIIGGNYNREEKYIAPTILDEISSDSPIMEEEIFGPILPVLSYQTLEDAIAFVNSKPKPLALYFFSHNKDKQQKILRETTSGGLCFNETIMHVGVTELPFGGVGDSGIGAYHGKATFDTFSHYKSVLSRPFWGDLNWRFAPYSEKNVKLFKQIFTK, encoded by the coding sequence ATGCTTACTTCTAATTACTCCATTGCCTCTCTACTAGATAGACAAAGACAGTATTTTGCCACAGGGGAAACCAAGTCTGTTGATTTTCGTTTACAACAGTTAAAAAAATTAAAAAGTGCGATCGCATCTCGTCAAGATAAGATATTAGAAGCATTAAAAGCGGATTTAGGTAAACCAACCTTCGAGGGATGCTTTGAATTAGCTGTTTTACAAGATTTAACCTATGCCATTAAAAACCTGAAAAAATGGGTTAAACCCCAGAAAGTAAAAACAGGAATTGAACTTTTTCCCGCGCAAGCCAAGATTCATCCTGAACCTTTAGGAGTAGTATTAATTATAGGTCCTTGGAATTATCCCTTTTCTTTGATGATTTCTCCCCTTATTGGTGCGATCGCATCTGGTAATTGTGTACTGCTAAAACCCTCAGAAATTGCCCCTCATACCTCTGCTTTACTCACAGAATTAATTAGGGACACATTTCCCTCCGAATATATTTGTATTCAAGAAGGTGGCGTGGAAGTAGCTCAAGAATTATTAGCCTGTAAATTTGACCATATTTTCTTTACTGGAGGTACAAAAATTGGACAAATCGTCATGGAAGCGGCGGCGAAGCATTTAACCCCTGTCACCCTCGAATTAGGAGGAAAAAGCCCTTGTATTGTCGATACACAAATCAATCTTAAGGAAACCGCAAAACGCATCACTTGGGGTAAATTTATCAACGCTGGACAAACTTGTATCGCTCCTGATTATATCCTTGTGGACGAGAAAATCAAAGCAGATTTAATTAAGGAGATGAAAAAATGTGTTGAGAGCTATTTTGGCGATAATCCTGCCGATAGTCCCGATTTTGCCCGAATTATTAATCATAGACAGTTCGATCGCCTTCAAAGTTTATTAACTGATGGTAAGATTATTATTGGTGGCAACTATAACCGTGAAGAAAAATATATTGCTCCCACCATCTTAGATGAAATTTCCTCCGACTCTCCCATCATGGAAGAGGAAATTTTTGGACCAATTCTCCCCGTTTTATCCTATCAAACCCTAGAAGATGCGATCGCTTTTGTCAACAGCAAACCCAAACCCCTTGCCCTTTATTTCTTCTCCCATAACAAAGACAAACAGCAGAAAATTTTGAGAGAAACCACATCGGGGGGATTATGCTTTAACGAAACAATTATGCACGTAGGAGTCACCGAATTACCCTTTGGAGGAGTAGGAGATAGTGGTATTGGTGCATACCATGGAAAAGCCACCTTTGATACTTTTTCCCACTATAAAAGCGTATTATCCCGCCCATTTTGGGGAGATTTAAACTGGCGTTTTGCACCCTATAGCGAAAAAAATGTCAAGTTATTTAAACAAATATTTACAAAATAA
- a CDS encoding DUF4351 domain-containing protein — translation MTEINANYDEPWKEAIGEYFDRFLEFFFPQVYHLIDWLKPQISLDKELQKITADSDDSKRLVDKLFQVWLKNNQPVWILVHIEVQSQYDSDFNQRMFIYHYRTFDLYRKPVISLAILGDEKEKWRPSNYGYDLGGCKLNLDFPVIKLLDYQEKWEELERDLNPFAIMIMAHLKTKTTTSNLAEREQWKWYLIRSLYDKNFSKLKIVKLFKFIDAMMTLPPLLQQSLNKKVIEYEEEKVMPLISPFEQMAEERGIQQRIEKEKELIIRLLTRKLGTINADLQTQVKALNIENLETLAEDLFDMNSIEDLQQWLSNY, via the coding sequence ATGACAGAAATCAACGCTAATTATGATGAACCTTGGAAAGAAGCCATAGGAGAATACTTCGATCGCTTCTTAGAGTTTTTCTTCCCACAAGTATATCACCTAATAGACTGGTTAAAACCACAAATTTCTTTAGACAAAGAATTACAGAAAATTACTGCTGATTCTGATGATAGTAAAAGATTAGTAGATAAGTTATTTCAAGTGTGGTTAAAAAACAATCAACCAGTGTGGATTTTGGTTCATATCGAAGTACAAAGTCAGTATGACAGCGACTTTAATCAAAGAATGTTTATCTATCATTATCGCACCTTTGATTTATACCGAAAACCCGTAATTAGCCTTGCTATACTAGGAGACGAAAAAGAAAAATGGCGACCATCCAATTATGGCTATGATTTAGGTGGATGTAAATTAAACTTAGATTTTCCCGTAATTAAACTATTAGATTATCAAGAAAAATGGGAAGAATTAGAAAGAGATTTAAACCCCTTCGCCATAATGATAATGGCACATTTAAAAACTAAGACAACCACAAGTAATTTAGCAGAAAGAGAACAATGGAAATGGTATTTAATCAGAAGTTTATATGATAAAAATTTCAGTAAATTAAAAATAGTAAAACTGTTTAAATTTATTGATGCGATGATGACTTTACCACCATTGTTACAACAAAGTTTGAATAAAAAAGTTATTGAATACGAGGAGGAAAAAGTGATGCCCTTAATTAGTCCTTTCGAGCAAATGGCGGAAGAAAGAGGAATACAACAAAGAATTGAAAAGGAAAAAGAATTGATTATTCGCTTATTAACACGTAAATTAGGAACAATCAATGCTGATTTACAAACTCAAGTGAAAGCTCTAAATATCGAAAATTTAGAAACCTTAGCAGAGGATTTATTTGATATGAATTCCATTGAAGATTTACAACAATGGTTAAGTAATTACTAA